taatataaatcaaaattgtATACCTGACAGCTATTCCATGCGCGACAGAACCAAGAAATACAACAGAGCAGCATACGCCAATGGCAGAtatgccaataatacataaagcGATGCACATTTCATAAGTAACATTGAAAACAAAGGATAATATTATGGTAACGGCTATTGTGGGTAGCGTATCCGAATTATAATGTATCCTCATAGAgacaaaaagtaaaagtaaactGATAATAGCCATGTAAAGCAATGGCCAACGATCCCGTATTCTACAAGAAATTTTATCGATGATTCCTCCAGGTTGAATATTAACCGTATAAATGCATTCTGGTTCTAATGTCAGTCTTAAACTTGCTGTGTCATTATATCGTCTATAGAGTGTCTGTATCTTTAACGTTTTTGGACCATCATCTCTGCAACGTAATTGTAGTTATATAATgttcgatttattaaaataaattaattataattacactTACGTATTCGTGAAGATTTCCGATTGACTCGATCCAATATTTGACGATTCTAATAGTTCGACAATAGCGTAATGCTTAAGACAATTTGGTGATTTCAATTCGATTGTAATCACGTCTATGATGTTAGGAAGTGTTATGTAATATCTCACACTTCCTTTAACGGTTTCAATCAAATTAGGTCCACGAAATCCAAAGAGATATCTAGGATGTAAGAATCTGTTTTTTGTAGATTCGAttcgattattataaaaataagaatcaaAGTTGACTATAAGATGTTTCTCTAAATCATCTGGAGTTATTTTCACAATGGCATGCGTAATGTATGgatattttatcttctttaaatCAAGATCGATCGTTTTTCTCGACCGATATAAAGGGTCGGGTAAAAGTCtagttttatttgttaaattccAACCCCATTCACTGAAaagtacatattaaaatttattagtaaaaaatgtattaatcttttccaaaaataatatgtaactGAATGTTACCAAATTTGTTTTCCGCcttgttttttaaatgctGAACATACAAACAGCCAATCCttgttttgtaaatttattgcatCAATGGTTAAGAAATCAGATTTCTGAAATAGTTCCACCACAAGATATATATTGGATGATTTTTTAATCATGTTCTTATTACTCCAGACATATTGCTGTGGTACATTTATCCATTCGCCATCAGCTTCGAATCGAACTTTTTCTGCATAATGATAAAGTTTTTTACCCGAAGTAtgctaaaattataatttatatattaaaatttattaattttttaagaattctaaaatatattaaatatttttgtacgttacatataaacaattaaataacataaattcTGACTTTGATATCAACAATATTAACTTACTTGTAAAAAATGGTAGGACAAAGATTGCATCTTCAAATTAGGATCTGAGGTAATTTGAGGTGGTTTCATCATATGATCGACAGAATCAAATAGCGAACGTACGATTACGAATACTAATTGTTTACACCATAAAATACTCAAATGATCTGTGGATTTCCAAACTACTGGTATACTTGTAGAGAGAACATTTATATCTGCTATATGATCAAAAGTTTGCGCTGCAGGTACAAGTATATCGCGTGGTCCACCTCCAATCGATACTACCTTTACTCCTGCAtctttaattttgtacatttgtttttccaattcataataataattggcAAAGAGACTATCAAGAATCAAGGAAGGAGTATGAGGAGAAGCCAAGTTTATTATCATACTCGCAAATGAAGCACTCATATTTGGTGCTAGCAATAGAGCACCTTTCGCTACAATACCACCCTAGAAcagatatcaattaatatttgattctccgtaatacatatatgtaaatatatatcttaccATAGAATGACCAATCAATACAACATTATTTATCTTGCCCTTGTACAATGCTAATATTGCTTTTATACAATGTGAGACATAGACAGTTTGTTCCATAAGTACACCttgcattaataaattgtaagagtaaaaaatataataaatataagtattgatatattaacaaatgtttttcatatttttttagttatacCTCCATACAATGCAGAATAATCCTTATTGAATGAAACAGTAAAGAAGTCAAAGTGGAAAGGAGTCTTCTTTTTCAGGCTTTTTCGTAAACTTACAGAAGCAATAGATCGTactacaatattaaaaatataaatatatagacTTGTCCTttatacaggatgtcccattttaaattaatttttttgtaaagtaCTTTTTGAGTTACAAAACTTGAATATCGGCTATAATGtaactttcaaattttttactatttaagtaaaaatggGACAccttatacatattaataaaaaaaattattattttaatattataacatattaatatcatatattaataaagtaatttaaaccTTGTTCATGGGATCCAGCATTGCCTGGTATAAAAAGAACTGGTATACCAGAAAAATGCATACTTCTTAAGTTTTCAGTTCTAGGGCCTTCTCCATAAGCATATAATCCAAACCGTAAATATTTCTGttctatatcattttttaaagatattctctaaaatgtaaaaaattatttaaaaatttgcaaaacaatcttttatatattcagTATTTATGTTACTTTCAAAGTACAAGTTCTACTCCTATGCAGCAGATTATGTTTAACAAAAATGAACCTAGAGAAATAAAGTAGTAGTAATCACATATAAATCTTGTATCCACATACCACATATTGTGGATACTCGAACATGTATGTCATATCACATGTATTTTCTTCAAAGTCAGTGACATATCTGGCAACTCCAAGAATGTAGAGTAAGGTGAGCATAGCAAAAAATGGTGCCAGTGAGCCATAGATTATTATTCGTTTTAACGAAATCATTCTGAATATTCCACCTCTTTGTAACCTTAAAACAaaagagatatttaataaatttaattattgctttaTCTCTAGGCCGGTTTATAATGCTCACATTTGTATTCTATGTAACCGTTGAAGAGTATTCCTAATAGATGAAAATTTAGGTATTAACACAACTAAGTTAAATgcagaatataaaatacaggaacttatataaatgtttgttAGAATACAAGATTTGTAACACAAGTAAAAATTACGTACCAAGGCGGATTTACGATATCCTCATCGATTCTCATTGTAAATTGCAGGTTAGAATTTTATGTTGAAGAAAACAtggatttaaataaaatttcaacgcATGCGTGACACATGTTTCTTGTAGacacgctctctctctctctctctctctctctctctctctctctctctctctctctctctctctctttctaatGTTACATGAGTCGTACGGTAAACTTTTTGAGCGCGGTGATTGttgaaaaaattgttactATTTTTCAGCCAATTATTGCACCTAAACGTTTGAGAGATTATATTTCTTCTTTCAATGTGGAGGCAGTGGTCGCGgattttagacgggcaacatacgcacactaggcacaatgccgtgtccgtgtgtgcccATAGCGCCTActaatgcctcggacgcagagaacccaactcggaatcgcggcttccacgcgttcagatacagaggctcgtccgtgtgaagccagcgtttcagctgccgtcggatagaagaacaggccagacctatacactgtctgtcctgttcTTTCGTGACGTCGTCGGCTAAGATatatcgcagatccgcttcttggtaacatcgcggagtcttaaataattttaagtagtacGAAATCCGACTTACCCAATTGTGTATGATCCGacattttcaagatataatataatataaatttttaatgtaaaatgcaacaaaaattttccgtcccacttaaacagac
The sequence above is drawn from the Cardiocondyla obscurior isolate alpha-2009 unplaced genomic scaffold, Cobs3.1 scaffold114_0_21332, whole genome shotgun sequence genome and encodes:
- the LOC139113062 gene encoding GPI inositol-deacylase-like isoform X1 is translated as MRIDEDIVNPPWNTLQRLHRIQMLQRGGIFRMISLKRIIIYGSLAPFFAMLTLLYILGVARYVTDFEENTCDMTYMFEYPQYVRISLKNDIEQKYLRFGLYAYGEGPRTENLRSMHFSGIPVLFIPGNAGSHEQVRSIASVSLRKSLKKKTPFHFDFFTVSFNKDYSALYGGVLMEQTVYVSHCIKAILALYKGKINNVVLIGHSMGGIVAKGALLLAPNMSASFASMIINLASPHTPSLILDSLFANYYYELEKQMYKIKDAGVKVVSIGGGPRDILVPAAQTFDHIADINVLSTSIPVVWKSTDHLSILWCKQLVFVIVRSLFDSVDHMMKPPQITSDPNLKMQSLSYHFLQHTSGKKLYHYAEKVRFEADGEWINVPQQYVWSNKNMIKKSSNIYLVVELFQKSDFLTIDAINLQNKDWLFVCSAFKKQGGKQICEWGWNLTNKTRLLPDPLYRSRKTIDLDLKKIKYPYITHAIVKITPDDLEKHLIVNFDSYFYNNRIESTKNRFLHPRYLFGFRGPNLIETVKGSVRYYITLPNIIDVITIELKSPNCLKHYAIVELLESSNIGSSQSEIFTNTDDGPKTLKIQTLYRRYNDTASLRLTLEPECIYTVNIQPGGIIDKISCRIRDRWPLLYMAIISLLLLFVSMRIHYNSDTLPTIAVTIILSFVFNVTYEMCIALCIIGISAIGVCCSVVFLGSVAHGIAVRFLARAITFSVTWSDWLLNGLNQLPLITTVFILSLIPTTCGALGVLISVFLYFLKLTRMYEDYLEDILMAPLQHFDWFKRLKIRIKSEENDGSISERIYDHLILFLLCCFTAIPAIPSVLVWAKNFSYDMRLSTEDPVLMISWIIIAACSNLGIVQISLNHKGYRSLILANILRFTSWVILSTTAAPRPSFYQWCMPPIIAAGITLVTLNSLIPHRQFS
- the LOC139113062 gene encoding GPI inositol-deacylase-like isoform X2, with the translated sequence MRIDEDIVNPPWLQRGGIFRMISLKRIIIYGSLAPFFAMLTLLYILGVARYVTDFEENTCDMTYMFEYPQYVRISLKNDIEQKYLRFGLYAYGEGPRTENLRSMHFSGIPVLFIPGNAGSHEQVRSIASVSLRKSLKKKTPFHFDFFTVSFNKDYSALYGGVLMEQTVYVSHCIKAILALYKGKINNVVLIGHSMGGIVAKGALLLAPNMSASFASMIINLASPHTPSLILDSLFANYYYELEKQMYKIKDAGVKVVSIGGGPRDILVPAAQTFDHIADINVLSTSIPVVWKSTDHLSILWCKQLVFVIVRSLFDSVDHMMKPPQITSDPNLKMQSLSYHFLQHTSGKKLYHYAEKVRFEADGEWINVPQQYVWSNKNMIKKSSNIYLVVELFQKSDFLTIDAINLQNKDWLFVCSAFKKQGGKQICEWGWNLTNKTRLLPDPLYRSRKTIDLDLKKIKYPYITHAIVKITPDDLEKHLIVNFDSYFYNNRIESTKNRFLHPRYLFGFRGPNLIETVKGSVRYYITLPNIIDVITIELKSPNCLKHYAIVELLESSNIGSSQSEIFTNTDDGPKTLKIQTLYRRYNDTASLRLTLEPECIYTVNIQPGGIIDKISCRIRDRWPLLYMAIISLLLLFVSMRIHYNSDTLPTIAVTIILSFVFNVTYEMCIALCIIGISAIGVCCSVVFLGSVAHGIAVRFLARAITFSVTWSDWLLNGLNQLPLITTVFILSLIPTTCGALGVLISVFLYFLKLTRMYEDYLEDILMAPLQHFDWFKRLKIRIKSEENDGSISERIYDHLILFLLCCFTAIPAIPSVLVWAKNFSYDMRLSTEDPVLMISWIIIAACSNLGIVQISLNHKGYRSLILANILRFTSWVILSTTAAPRPSFYQWCMPPIIAAGITLVTLNSLIPHRQFS